A stretch of Eleutherodactylus coqui strain aEleCoq1 chromosome 2, aEleCoq1.hap1, whole genome shotgun sequence DNA encodes these proteins:
- the LOC136610354 gene encoding olfactory receptor 5G9-like, with translation MTVMLSIAFRSLAYEKAEIQRKALQMNLKLINKDLSDENNLTAVTEFFLLGFQSSQCSRILLFCLFLVIYCGTICGNLLIITLVSTSKNLHTPMYFFISQLSISDILVITDIAPNMLHMLLNNGRIIAFIDCITQFYFFSTSEAFECFLLAVMSYDRYVAICNPLHYTSIMTNALCAILTIICWLLGLSVISVYTITITKLTFCGRNIINHLFCDLVPLLELVCSDTSLIHLEMYILGFPIAFVPTTIIVVSYTYIVLAILRISSGSGRHKAFSTCSSHLIVVSIFYWTLFSVYVVPTKGITLSMSKILSLLYTVFTPLVNPIIYSLRNEDIKKAIQKTLHKRVMW, from the exons ATGACTGTGATGTTATCTATTGCCTTTAGGTCATTAGCATATGAAAAAGCTGAGATTCAAAGAAAAGCGTTGCAGATGAATTTGAAATTGATTAACAAAGATTTATCTGAT GAGAACAATCTGACTGCAGTCACCGAGTTTTTCCTTCTAGGATTTCAAAGCAGCCAATGTTCAAGAATTTTGCTGTTCTGTCTGTTCCTGGTGATTTACTGCGGGACAATATGTGGGAACCTCCTGATCATCACCCTGGTGTCCACCAGCAAGAACCTCCAcactccaatgtacttcttcatctCACAACTGTCCATCAGTGACATCTTAGTGATCACAGATATTGCCCCCAACATGCTCCACATGCTATTGAATAATGGGAGGATCATTGCTTTTATTGACTGCATCACtcagttttattttttctccaccTCAGAAGCATTTGAATGTTTTCTTCTAGCTGTAATGTCTTATGACAGATATGTGGCCATCTGTAATCCCCTCCATTACACTTCCATCATGACAAATGCATTATGTGCGATCCTGACCATCATCTGTTGGTTGTTAGGACTTTCTGTTATTTCGGTTTACACCATAACAATAACAAAGCTTACATTTTGTGGGCGAAATATCATTAACCATTTATTTTGTGATCTTGTCCCCTTACTAGAACTTGTCTGTTCTGACACCTCCCTTATCCACTTAGAGATGTATATATTAGGTTTTCCAATTGCTTTTGTTCCAACCACAATCATTGTAGTGTCTTATACATATATTGTTTTAGCAATTTTAAGAATCTCCTCCGGTAGCGGTAGAcataaagccttctccacctgtagCTCCCACCTCATTGTGGTCTCTATATTCTACTGGACTCTTTTCAGTGTTTATGTTGTCCCTACAAAAGGTATAACTCTCTCCATGAGTAAAATCTTATCTTTGCTATATACTGTGTTTACTCCTTTAGTCAACCCCATTATATACAGTCTGAGAAATGAAGACATTAAGAAAGCTATACAGAAAACACTTCACAAGCGGGTGATGTGGTGA